Below is a window of Pyrobaculum aerophilum str. IM2 DNA.
TCTCTCTTCTTCCTCGCCCCCCAGTGGGGCTTTCAACAAGCCTTTTATTTCTTCTTCCTCGCGTCTGTATTAGTCGTCGGGTTAGCCGAGTACTTCGCCCACGACAAGTCCTCAGTTGCGTTGCGCGGCGGTGCTTTAATTACCTTTTTGCTCTCGGCCTTTTGGGCAGTGGCGTCGCTCTCCCCATTCCGAGAGTGGTACGCCGCAGTTGTGAAGTGGACAACGCCTGGGGGATCTGCGTGGCTCGGCCTAATGCTTGTTCTCGCCGCGGCGGCCCCCGTAATAGCGTTTGTGCCCGAGGCCGTGAGGATGAGGAGGAGGAGAATCCCCGAGGCGCGGTGCCCGGAGACCCCAGCCCAAGCCGCCGCTGGGCCAGTGCCAGTGCTGGCGCGGCAGGCACAGCGCTACCCGAGGCGCAGGGGGTAGCGGAATTACTCAAGGCGTATTACTTTTAAGAAGGGGAGCGGGGGCGGGGGCCTGGAGGTGGTCACCGCGATTGTCCTCGGCGCTATTTCCTCCAGCACTTCCCTCGCCTTGTCCAAGTCGCTGATTTCCCAATCGCTTAGTATTACGTACAGGGCCGCGTCTTTGTGTTTTTCGAGGACGTGGCGCAACGCCGGGGTTATGGCAGTGCCTCCGCCCCCCTTCACCTTAATCTTTCGGATGTCGGAGTGGCGAGTGAGCGCGAACTCCCCCTGCACCTTGGCGTCCCACGTCACGACTACAATTCTCCCGACCTCTTTAGCCGCGGCGTACGCTTCGGTGAGGAACTGGGACAGCTCCCTGTCGCCTATAGACCCGCTTACGTCTATTAAAAACACCACTTTCCCGTGGCCCAACAGCTCCTTGCCGGGGTACAGCCCTGGGGCTTTTCTCGACGGCCGCGACCACGTCCTCCTAACCGCCCTCCCCACGCCGTGTTGTAGCGCCGGGCGGAGGAGCCCCCTCCAGTCTGCCCTGGGCTTTAAGAGCTCTGCGGCCAGCCTGTCCCACTTCCCCGGGTCTATACCCGCCGTTTTTAACGTCACGACGGCTTCAACCACTTTCCTCGCCACAGCCGCCTTTATCTCCTCGGCCGTGAGCCCCCTCCCCGCTGGTTCGTCTCCCTCTTGTATCACCTCCCCCCGCTGTTCAGACCCGCCGTCTAGCTGGAGATCTTGGGGAGAGGAGGGAGGCGGGGCTTCCCCAGCCCTCTGTACTTCCTTCTCGTAGACCTCCTTAATAATCTCCTCGAGGCTCTTCTCCCTCGCCCCCTTGACTGAGAACCTCTGCTCCACGTCCTCCGGCATAATTGGACGCCAGGTGAGTTGGAGAGGGGGGAAGAGGGGGCCGATTATCTCTTGATTTGCCTTGGCGTCTGTCACGAAGTTGTACACCCACGGGGGTAGGGGGTATCTGGCCATTAGCTCCTTCACCCGGGGGACGTGGAGGAGGACTATGTGCATGAGCTCGTGTACTAAAACGGCGACGCGGTCCTTCTCGGGCAGGGCGAGCCACTCCTCCGGGTTTACATATATCCTAATCCCGTCTGTGTGGGCAACCCCCCGCCGCTAGCGACTATTGTAGTCCTGCGCAACAACAAGCCGAGGAAGGGCTCTTTTACCATTAGCCACGCGGCTATCCGCCCAGCCTCTCTGCGGGCCTGCTCTATCATACATAACGGGATAACTCCCCGGCAACCTCGGCGTAGAGGTCTGTCAGTTTTTTCATCAAGGCGACTCTCTTCTCCCTGTCCATTAACAGAGTGACGAGCACCAGCATCTCCCTGTGCTCTCGGCTCAAGTGTTCTAAAAAGCCCTTGAGGGGCCCCGCCAGTCTGTCAAGCGGCTGTTGAGCAACGGCGTCGAGCAACAAAAGCCTCTGGTTGACGGTTAGCTTGTCGAAGTAACTGGGGCTTTTCTCCAGCTTCCTCAAGGCCTCTTTGATGTTTAAGTTTGTCCGCAGAAGGGCCGCGAACCTGGCCCCCACCTCCTCGCCCAAATTCCCCACGGCCAGCGCCTCTTTTAAGCCATCAGAGGCGTTTTTATGCTTGTGGAGCAGAACGGCCAGGCTCGTCCAAGACCTGGGCGTTGGGAACGGGGAGGAGTCCTCCGGCGGCGGGGATAAAAAGTCCTCTGGGTACACGGCGAGGTGCAGCGCGGCCAGCCTCTCCCAGCCATCGCCGTAACGCCTTTGCATGTAGGCAGTCCACTCTTCCACAGTCGGTGGGGCGACGTTTATAATAGTCAGCCTGTTCCTCAGGGGCTTTGGAATTGGCCGGGCCACCTCAGACCACTCAGGGGGGTTCCCGGCGGCAATTATCTTCACCCCGTCTGAAATCCTCAACATCCAACCCGCCTCCTTTTCTAAAATCAGCGAGTAGTACATGGCGATTTGGTCGTCTCTCTGGACGTTGCTCAGCTCGTCTATAAAGAGGACTCCCGCTATGCCCTTCAACGTCATGGCCTTGAGGGCCTTCGGGGGGAGGAACTCGGCGTATCCATCGGCGTGTTTCGGCAGGCCTAGATCCTCGGGGAATACGTGGGGGGCCACCACGCGGAGGAACACGTAGTACTTCTCAGGCCTTTGGAACAAGTCGGGCGGGATCTCCTCCCGCAAGTTTACAAAAAGCCTCCCCATCCGCGCCGCCTCCTCCTCCGCCTTTTGCATGACCACCTCGGTCTTGCCGATGCCGGGGGGCCCTATTAAAAACAGCCTGTCCTCCAGGGGGATTTCCGTCACCCGGACGGAAAAGGCCATAATAAATTAATTTTATATTTAAATTTACAGTGAATTAAAACTTTCAGCGACCTCTTGGAAATTTTTAAATACGCCGGTTTTTAATTGACAAGTGGGGGGCCTCTCAGCCGCCTATAGAAAACTGGCAAGTGCCCTGCCGAGGTTAATAGAGCTGAAACACCGGCTGGACGAGCTTAACTCTTCCGCCTATAAGCTGGGCCAGTTAGAAGTAGACCCCCCAGCTAAAGATCGCTATAAGGAGGAGGGGCTCCAAAACGGCGTTTATTACTACGGCCCTCTGCTTTTCGTCCACGCCGACTACCCTCTAAAAGTGACAGTGGATATTCGCGGCAGAGAGATGCGGCTGATGTTCAGCCATTACTACAACGAGAGGAAGCTCAAAGTGCGTTTTGAGTACTACTCTGACGGCAAAAAAATGCACGTCTACGCCGCCCATTTGATGTACCTGGGCTATTTAAACCGGGTTAACAACGGCGCTCTGTCCCAAATACTGACAAACGCAGGCGCGGAGGGCCTCGCGGCGGCGGTGGACTTCGCCTCTCACTACCTCGCTGACGTCGCAGTCCGCCCCAGGTTTAAAATTGAGGAAAAGCCGCGGGGGCGCTTAACAGTTTACAAGGCCTCCCCCGAGGCCGAGGCGTATAAATACGTGCTCAACGCAGTAAACCCAGCGGTCATCTATTTGGAGTTCGACAGGTCAGTGAAGGCATATATGAAGGGGATATCCAGCGATGAAATACGCTTTAATGCCTATGCCTATAAAGGCAAGTCGGAGGCGCTTTACGTCAGACTCGGCGATTTAAAATTTTTAAAATACGGAGACGGGTCGAGGGCGGAGCAGTACGCAGACTACCACTTCATGGCCCTCGACGCGCTATACAACGGCGCCCTGTCCGAGGCCCTACTCAAGGCGGCTGAGGAGGTGGTAAAACACGCAGAGAGGCTGCTAGAAGAGGCGAAAAAACTGGCCCCGCTAGTCCAAATGGCCCTGAGGTAGCTGGGGCCGCCAACACCAGTGCCCCCTTCCCTTTGCGTATTCCCCCGCACTTCTCCTGTTCTCAAAGCGATTGGCGTAGGGCTTCGCCACAGCTTCGGCCTTTTTCACAAGGGCGTTTACATCTCTCCTCGGCCTCGCCTTATCCCCACAGCGCAGACCCTGCCCCCGCCCTCCATGGAGCCGCCCGCCCGGGCGGCGCAAGAACCCCAACCCCCGCCCCCCGCCGCGAGCTCAATCCCAATCCTCCCACACATAACGAGAAAGAGCGGCCTCGGTGAAAGCGCCGGGACTCTCTCCGAGACTCAACACCGCCCGGCCGGAAACCCCGCCTTAGTCGGCAAAAGCCTTAAAGGCCACAGCCACATCCGCAAAAGCCCTCTCCAAGGCCCTCTCAACGGCTTCCTCCAAGGTCTTGAGATCTCCACGCCTTATGTTTCACCGCCAAGAGTCCCTCTTGAAAATCCCCCGTGCAAAAGCGCAACCTTTTGCTAGTTGAACTGCTCATTCCGTCGCACCCTTAAAAGCCGGAAGCGAGTCTAATAATCGCATCTGCAGATAACGCCGGCGAACACAATGCGCCTCGTTTACTGACT
It encodes the following:
- a CDS encoding DUF2201 family putative metallopeptidase; the protein is MRIYVNPEEWLALPEKDRVAVLVHELMHIVLLHVPRVKELMARYPLPPWVYNFVTDAKANQEIIGPLFPPLQLTWRPIMPEDVEQRFSVKGAREKSLEEIIKEVYEKEVQRAGEAPPPSSPQDLQLDGGSEQRGEVIQEGDEPAGRGLTAEEIKAAVARKVVEAVVTLKTAGIDPGKWDRLAAELLKPRADWRGLLRPALQHGVGRAVRRTWSRPSRKAPGLYPGKELLGHGKVVFLIDVSGSIGDRELSQFLTEAYAAAKEVGRIVVVTWDAKVQGEFALTRHSDIRKIKVKGGGGTAITPALRHVLEKHKDAALYVILSDWEISDLDKAREVLEEIAPRTIAVTTSRPPPPLPFLKVIRLE
- a CDS encoding ATP-binding protein; the encoded protein is MAFSVRVTEIPLEDRLFLIGPPGIGKTEVVMQKAEEEAARMGRLFVNLREEIPPDLFQRPEKYYVFLRVVAPHVFPEDLGLPKHADGYAEFLPPKALKAMTLKGIAGVLFIDELSNVQRDDQIAMYYSLILEKEAGWMLRISDGVKIIAAGNPPEWSEVARPIPKPLRNRLTIINVAPPTVEEWTAYMQRRYGDGWERLAALHLAVYPEDFLSPPPEDSSPFPTPRSWTSLAVLLHKHKNASDGLKEALAVGNLGEEVGARFAALLRTNLNIKEALRKLEKSPSYFDKLTVNQRLLLLDAVAQQPLDRLAGPLKGFLEHLSREHREMLVLVTLLMDREKRVALMKKLTDLYAEVAGELSRYV